Genomic segment of Malania oleifera isolate guangnan ecotype guangnan chromosome 7, ASM2987363v1, whole genome shotgun sequence:
ATCTGTTTGTTGAAATGTTTATCTCAATGTATGTTCCATTATGTTTCCTATTACCCATTGAATTTGGTGGCTGCCAGAGATTATGTGGTTGCCGGAGATTTTCTGAAAATGAAGCTCAAAATAGAGCACATGGAATATGAGCAACAGAAAACAGATTTGGTGGCTGCTGGAAATTTTATTTTGCTTTGGAAATTTTGTTCTCAAATGAACCCGCAATTTTGTACTGGTCGGGGCTGGACCATGGCGCCTACATCGGCGGCTTTGTTGAGACGTCATGACGAAGATGGAGCCACCGGTGACTGGACATTGGAGGTTGACAATTGCGGGAATATTCCGGTGGCGTTGCTGTGCACGTTGTCGGCATCGGTGTTTTGGATTAACAGCGTTGgcttcacatgattcatttttccAGCATGAGCCACGCATCATGCATCAAGCGGACCGGCATAGGGCCCACGTTGGACGGACGGGCTTCGGCTATAATTTCCCGTATAGGTCTGCTTATCTTTTTGGACAGCAATAAGAAGATCAACATCTTGAGAAATGAGATCATCTAATGAGAAAACCAAAGCATAGAAGTAGAAGTTGGAGGAGACTTTGTTCTTTTGGGTGGTTATCGTGTGTACTCCTGGAAATTACGATGATCTAGAGGACGAAAGGGCTCAAATTAGATGAAAATGCAGGAGGAAGATTAGGCAAATATAATAGAATGGAATTTGGAAGGCTAGGGAGAGGAAAGGGAGGTCTCAAGGAATCAAATGGTATGTGATAAACTCAAAGAAGGTAGTATCAATAGAAACAAGAAAGGATGCAAGATAGGACTACAACAACAATATCTGTTTTGAGTACATGAGTAGCCCAGAAGAATACATTTTATGGTATGAGGATCCTACTTATCCACCCTTGGAGTTAActaatggacaaaggacacacttGAATATATGAGGAGGTGACTAATGGGCAAAGGACACACTTGAATATATGAGGAGGTGACGAGAATAAAGGAACTTGAGGAGAGAATAGAATGGGATGTTTTACCTCATAGAACAGACGGTGACGTTATGTGGATAAGAGAACAAGCTATGAGCATGACATCGCTCAAAAACACTTTAGGAAAATTCATCTGACACAAGAATGTATGACTTCCAGGATATGTCTATTTTACCTCTTTGGagctccattttgttgtggagtgtgggcacaagatgattgattAATGATACCATACTTAGTTGTACAGGTAGTGAATTGGTTATTGAAGTGCTACTTTCACTACGGAATGTTTAGACAAGTAAATTAAAGTGAATCTTTATCTTAGAACAAAAGGCACGAAAGATACGAAATAACTTAGTGTGATTTTTTACTAAACCAAGCTAAGTCATCCTTGAGTAGTCATTGATAATAGTGACACAATATTGCAAACTCAAATTTGACACAGCCTAACTACAGCCCTAAACATTGAAATGAACTAACATGAAAAGGTTTGTTGCCCATTTATTGAGTGGGGAAGCAAACGAAATACATAATGCTTTCACAATCGGCAAGAACTGATGCAGGGGCAGCCTCAAGGATatgcagccatgggagagattagaagaaattgaagagaggatggaaggggaagggaggagagaggagatacaagggtgAAACTCATGTTCAATCAATTCAAACTCAACAGTAATTGCTTACAGCATGGCTTTCATACACCATCTATAAGAAAGTCTCTTCAAATGAAATTACACATAACCCCATAAAACTAAATTATATTACAAATATACCTatagaatacacaaatactacaagcaaccccccaaatacacataatactcTACTAATTTAAACTAAAcgcataataaactactaattgAACCCAACAATTCCTTGACCCAactcttaattattctccaacaaggatttTCCCAAGGTCTTGCATCTTGTCCTACATCATGCACACTTGACTAGTTACAAAACTCAATGTAGGAACCAATTGTTTTGACATGTCGAACAGAATGATGAAAGAATGTTGTAGAACAATTAATGGATGTTGTCCTTATTTCCCATAGCTGTTATATTGGAACCATCGACAAGGTATCATGAGGTAAGTTTTTAGAATAGTGGAGGATGGAACAGAAATTGGTTTTACCCGTCATATGTTCAGTTGCTTTTGAATCTACAGCCAAATGACTATAGGATAAATACTTGACGACAAGCAAGTTGTAGGGTTACCTCTTTAGGCAAGAGATGTGACGGGAAGTGAAGGTTGGTGGGATGCCTGATATTGCAAGAACTTATTCTCTTCCTTTAAGATGATACAATAGCTACTCTCCACTTGTTGAGTCAGGAAGAATGGAAATTTTGGCTGTTGCGCTGGCGTAGTGTAGGGCCTCTACCACGGCCACTCTAACCCTCTAGGAACTTCTGCGACTACTTGGTTGAATACCAAATTCAACTTGCGTAACAAAAGCAATCTTTTCAGATCTAAAGGTTGAAACATCAGAACCAAGGGTTGAGGTATGGGTGCTAGAGGAAGCATGAAAGATGCAAAATTAAACATCAGCAAAAGATGACAACTTGCACTACCAAGAATTTGGTACGTGGTTTATACTTTGGCTCTGAAGGATTATCATTTGTTCTCTCTGTTTTGCATCTCATGGACTTCCATGGGTTGCACTATGTTGAGTTCCTTAAACTACTTTGTGACACTCCTTTCTATCTGTTGTAACTTAAAAAAgtacttacatatatacatataattaacaCTGTTTCAGGCCCCAGTGAGCTCATCTGCCATTGACCAACAACCTCTAGCACCATATGATCATTCTCGGAGTTTCATGCATTAATAGCTAAAAGGTGGAATCTTAGGACAGGAGCCCATCCATAAAAACTTGATAGTATGGTTTAGAAAGGGATCCAAACAATATAGGACAAGTTCAAACCAAAAACATGGGTGTATGAAGCCTCACATGCCATCGGTGCTGCCAGCCTTTTGCCTGGTACACGAGGAGGACATGTGATGGAAGTCCAAAATTGGGATTTCCAGGCTTGGCAGATCAGCAGTGTCTTGGTTTGCTATGGTGTTAGTTTTGCATGATCTCAAGGGGATTTGGTGTTCATGAGCATACAGTGTTGTCCAGTAACTTTCTGGCAATTAAGCTGTTTTCAGGCCTGCAATAGTGGTAGGCATGcagaggatttagggttttagtgcgCAGTTTGGTAGTGGCTGCAGCTCTTTGGGTTTAGGTCAAGACCAAGCCTTTGTTCCATATTAAATTGTGTAAATTGGAAAACTTAGTTACTGCCATAGATCTCCCCCTCTATTTAGAATATCTGTCAAGTACATCACAATGATTATAATACCGTCACTAATTCTTATATACTAACATAGATGTAGTATTAAATAACCAATAACCAATATAGACTTGTTCGAAACAACCTCGATAAAAAAAAGCCACTCTCACTATTTATTTTCAAAAGCCCTTTGTTGCACATCATAATTGTTTTGTTCATCAGCACAAGTTCGTCATTTCAGTTGAATGCTATTATCCTGAAGAACTCTCAGTGTATTGCATTAAAACCTTAATTCCTTTTATGAAATGCTCATTATTATTAGGGTCCTGTTAATGAGTACCCATGGGGCACTAGTTAATATTACTATTTTATGAAATAATCTTCACTCAACATACTTGAATCACCACATCCAAGGTCAACAACTGCATTGAATCTAAGAAAATATTCTATTAAAATAGCACCTTAACTAGTGAATTAAAATCCTATTCTATTTAACATTTTAACATGTATTACCTAAAACTTGTGTTAAGTTGAATTATacagattttttttttaccatttccGTGCTACGATTTCATCTTCATGTTTATTGATATTTCTCATTTCTTTTCAGTTTAATATATTTGAATCTATTATAGATTGATGTTATTCTCATGTCAACACCCATCTTGTAAGATCCAATGATTTTGCTTCTAGGCACTAGCTAAACCAATtaattttagatttaaaaaattgCAATTTGGACTCTACAGCATACAATGTGTTCTGTGGGTAGGAAAGGGAATGAAAAGGTGAGTGGGACAAAAAAAATTCCCTTTTCTCTGTGGAGTGAAAAACTTAGGAAGGGAAGAAAATGAATGAAAATAGGGCTTCTCCACTCCTTCCAAAATCAGACCTACAGAAAGTTGGATGGAAAATGGATGGAAAAAGACTTGCTTATTAAATTGAATGATAACTATTTCCTTTGTTTCCATTCTATTTCACTTAAATAAACAATGGGGGAAAGAAAAGCATGTTTTCTTTCCTTCCTATTCCCTCCCTTGCATCTTTTTCTTTCCCCCTATTTTCTTTCCTACCAAAATAgcttaataatttttttgaacTAGATGTTGGAAAGGACGGATATGACAGTTACATTGGCTAATTCATGGTTTTGCATTATATGTTACCACAGGTTCTTCAGTAACGTGATCTTCAAGTATACAGGAAGAAAAGGTTGGGATTGTCAGAATGAAGGCACTTATTCTTGTTGGAGGGTTTGGAACACGATTGAGACCATTGACTCTCACTGTGCCAAAGCCCCTTGTTGAGTTTGCTAACAAGCCTATGATACTACATCAGGTATGCCATTGTGAATgtccatttttaaaatttaattcatatgGATCCCTCGTTAGTCGTGTTATTGCTTCTGTGCCAAGTGCTGTTGATAAGCTCATGCAAAGTTCCTTTTGATTCTCAcgttaaattttgattttaaaatccaATATGCGTCTACATAATGAGCATAAAAAGTGGTGGCATCTAATAATTTCCCTGCTTAGAAAGGTAAACGGCTAATAAAAAGCTTGGATGCTCAGAAATCATCATACACTGACCATCTTCACAGCTCTCTTAATCTGGCTTCACTGATGCTTGTGATTGGGTCCAAATGTaactataaattatttatttatgcaAGTTCCATACAAACTTATAGTTCTTGTTAAAATATCTGTGCTTCATGAAGAGAGAACCCTGATACACTAGTGAAAAGAATCTACCTTTTGATTTACAAGATTCTTCACCCTATGCTTGCTCGAGTCAAACTTGCTCTTCATACATATTTGGATTTTTTCAGATAGAAGCACTTAAAGCTATTGGAGTGACTGAAGTCGTTTTGGCCATCAATTACCAACCAGAGGTAGAATAATAGCTATCAAGGTGCTCTGCACTGTAAACCCGTTTAATACTCAGTTGTGTCACTATCATGGCTAAATTTTGGCATGCACGTTTGTATTTGTCACCTGCTATTTTTGCAGGTGATGCTGAACTTCTTGAAGGAATTTGAGAAAAGGCTTGGTATCAAGATCACCTGTTCCCAGGAAATTGAACCACTTGGCACAGCAGGTCCCTTAGCTTTGGCTAGGGATAAATTAATAGATGACTCTAATGAACCCTTTTTTGTCCTTAACAGTGATGTTATTAGTGACTACCCGCTGAAGGAAATGATTGAATTCCACAAAAGCCATGGAGGAGAGGCTTCCATTATGGTAACCAAGGTAAGCTAACCTAATAATCATTTCATTTTTCCCTGACGATCCAAGCACTTTTCTGCATCTAAGACTTAATTAGGTTGGTAATCATTTTGTTTCTTAAGGTGGATGAACCATCAAAATATGGAGTGGTGGTTATGGAAGAAACTACTGGGAAAGTGAATAAGTTTGTAGAGAAGCCCAAAATATTTGTGGGTAACAAAATCAATGCTGGAATCTACTTATTGAATCCATCTGTTCTTGATCGGATTGAACTAAAGCCCACCTCAATTGAGAAAGAGGTATTCCCAAAGATTGCTGCGGAGTGTAAACTCTATGCCATGGTCCTACCTGGTTTCTGGATGGACATTGGACAGCCGAAGGATTACATTAAAGGCTTGCAGCTCTACCTGGGTTCCTTGAGCAAAAAAACCCCATCCAAACTGGCCACTGGATCTAACATTATTGGAAATGTTCTGGTAGATGATAGCGCTGCTATTGGAGATGGCTGCCTCATCGGGCCAGATGTAGCCATTGGTCCAGGATGTGTGGTCGAATCAGGGGTCAGGCTCTCGCACTGTACCGTAATGAGTGGAGTTCGAATAAAGAAGCATGCTTGCATCTCCAGTAGCATTATCGGGTGGCACTCCACTATTGGGAGGTGGGCTCGGATAGAGAACATGACAATATTGGGAGAAGATGTCCATGTGGGCGACGAAGTTTACAGCAATGGAGGTGTTATCCTGCCCCACAAGGAGATCAAGTCCAGCATTTTGAAACCGGAGATTGTCATGTGAGGGTTATGATTCTGATTAGGAATTGGCGTGTGTTCAGTTCATGTTGCAAACCAGGTGCTTCCCTTCCCAGCAAAACCTCTACTATTTCCAATTCTCAGCTGCAGCTGTTAAATTCTGTATTCTGAGGagaggaagaggaagatgaaTGAGTAGGAATTTTGGGTAATGTAGATGTAAACTGCTTGCTATACTTGTTTCTAAGGGAACATAATCTTTAATTTCTTACTCCTTAAAAcaacacaattttttttattctttggaAAATTTAATATATCTAACAACCTGATTGATATTAAAGTTACTTTTCATAGATTCTtctccattttattttctttatctaAATTCTCTCTTTtaccctgtttttttttttcccttgcattataattcttctattttttattttgattctaAACTTTATAGTGTAACAAAAaaccaatttaaaaaaaaaaaaaattgtaaaattttaGGGGAAGTGCAAAATGTAATCTGCTGCATCAAacacctttttaaaatttaaattaatgatTTATAATTTTTTGCCACTTAAATTGTCTATAAATATATGAAATTCTCCATGGCATATATATATTCAGGACAGCTTCGAAAAAGAATGGTATTTCAAGAAGAAATTATAGATATGACCTCTTCTGATTTGTTAAGATTCATGGAGTGTGAATGTCATCAAACGGCAAATCACAATATTACTTGTGATTTTTTACTGAAGGTATTAATTTAGTCTAAATATACCCATGCTACACAtgctcagagagagagagagagagatgcttaTCACTTGAGTCATGTTGGCATTATTAATAGTGAAAATTTTAGCAACTTTtaaatatagaacataaaataAGAACTTCAATAAATagttaaaactttaaaaattttaattttatatatcttaaataaaataaaaaattatttaaatacctAAAGATGGTTAAAAGTTAAAAACTagatataaattaaaaattatatgtcAAGTCTACTAGTCATttcattatctctctctctctctctctctatctatatatatatatataaattaaatgatttgaatataaatttttagAGCTTTtactaaaataataaatttaaaatatagtaAACACAATTGTACAATGATTAGTGGAATAAATACAGAAATGTACCCAATCAACTTTTATAAGTTGGTTCTGTCCACAAACTAACTTATGGATAGTCGGTTCCCGTTCAAACGGTAAGCGCTTCAACAGAGTCAATGTCGTGTCACTTCGTGTCAGGGAAAATAGACTTTCCGCAAGTTGGTTTGTGGGCGAAACCGATTTATGGAAATTTGGTTCtcattcaaaaatttcaattaGTCACTTAACCATCCATCAGCAAAGTTAGAGAAGCGTGGCATTGGGTGTCAAGGAAACCGACTTTCCATAATTCGGGTCTATGTACTGAAACCGACCGATGGAAAATcgatttcttcttcttcaataCTCGTCCATTCCCTTCTTTCTTCCTTTACGTGATTCCTCCTCTCCTCTCCACTAGCTCTGCCAGCCTCGTCCTCCCTCCTCATTTTCTCCTCCAACGGCTTCCCACCATGGCTCTCCTCCAACGGTCACTAAGCAGGTTGTTAGTGCACGTCTTTTCTAAGAGGAAGAAGCATCATTAGTATAAATCCCCCTTCATCTTCAAATCAGGTAATCCAAAAAAATCCTCTCATTTGTAAATTTGAAGTACTTTAATGTTGATTATTATAGTAGAGCTAAACATTTGGAATTTGGGTTGTGATTTTTTGCATTGGTTTCCTTGTTATTAAGGTATTTTTATGATTATGGTGTATTTATGTTAATGTATTTTTGTGAGAATATTAGGGTTTATATATGTGAAATAAGATTTGTTTGTTATTGTTGTGCTGTAATTTTGCATTATATGATTATacgtaaaattattttttttaaccttgataatatattattgtgaaaataatatttttaaatgatttcaaaatgattttttgttgaaatttagcTAGAAAGAAAGTTGGTTTGAAACAAATAGAAGTTAATATTTGTTGAGAATTTTTTATTACgatatttgttttgaaaagaAGCTaataattattgaaaatttttcatTGAGATATATGTTTTGTTCGAAAAGTAATTtctattaaaattattatttttagataaaaatgaCTTTTAAGTTGCAGTTAAAATttgttttgtaaaaaaaaataataattacattaGTTTAGTAGAAAATTGGAATAATAGtaatttgatttaaaattaataatttagtaAAATATATTTAGTTGAAAAATTAGTTGCTACATAGgaagtaaatttttattttgtcaaGTTGAAATAATATCTAAGTTGTTAttaatttgttgtttttttttttttttgagaaaatatattacattagttgagttgaaaatttaaatatcttaaTTCGTTTTCAAATTATACAGTTAAACTTGTTGATTTGAGTTACGTAAAACATAGCTAATATTATTAGTAGTATATTAAATAGTGACTTCATGACTTAATAATTACTAATTATAATTCAATTTTAGTGAGAGTTATTGTGTGTTTATAATTTGGTAATAGTATTAATAAGCAACACTTATGTTTGGTTAGATTAAATATTAGGCGATTTGAATAAACTAGAAGTAAAACTAAGCAAATTTGGAGCCTAGTAATTAATGGTTATAATTTAGTTATAGAGATAGTTATAGTTATTTGGTGTTTATAATTCAAAAATTGTATTAATGAGAAATATTTATGCTTGTTTAGATTAAGTATTAGGAGATTTTAAGAAATAAAAGTTACAATTAGTCTTGTTTTTTTATGGTTAAGTTCATTTACGTAAAATATAGTTAATAATTAAGTTTAAGAGACGATGAGTATTATTTCAGTTGGTTAGGTTATTTTGGAAAGATTATTAGTGAGTATTACGGCTAGAAAgttataatttattaaaatttggaaattagagtaggaatatatatttattattaggATAGTAATTAATAAATAAAGATTTCCAATAAAAGAATTTATTGATTGAGATTTGGTATTGAAATTTTAGAATGGCTTCAAGTTCGTCTACTAACAAAATTACGATTTTGTTATACATTGATGGAGAAAATATACATGAGCCAACCAATATTGAGTATAGTAATAGGCCAACAAAGGCGAGCTACACTTGGAGGTTGCTCGACATAGGATGTCTAATAATAATTTACTTTTcccaccatatatatatacatttttaacaTTCTCTCAATCTCCCAACACCTTACAGAATAACGGGTTTTCGAAGTGTTTTGTCATCAAAACTTTAGGAAATTAAATAAATGGGATTTGTTTCAAAAGTAGTGGAAAGAGCAAAAATCGTGTATTCTTGGACTCATAATCTTTCAAAGAGCCTATTTGACATTATCAAGAAATTACTATGGCTCCTAAGGCACTCCAAGACTTGTCAGATCGACATTAACATTTCATGGTCTTGACACATATATTTATGCAAAGTAATATTATAAGACTCAACAGACaattattttgtgtgtgtgtgcgtgtgtttttttttttttttgttagattAAATTAGTAAGCTTGATTCATGAAACTCAAGAGTTGTGAAGAAGTAGAATTTGTTTTTAGCAACTAGTAGAAATTATCACCCCTTTGTTGGATTAAAAATTATTGATTTGATACATTTTCCTAACTTAggaaaaaaaatctattttttcatAGTTAAACTAGTGAGAAAGAAAACGAAGAATGATGCAACAATTTTTGAATGTTCGTGCAATTAATGAAGAATTCTTTAGCTTTAGTAAGCTTACTTTGGTTGCCCAGGTACAACGTCAATTAATCATGACGAAAATAAACTTACCTATAATGTAAAATAGAAAAGTCACCAAAACATGCTTTTCCTGATTCTTTCATAAAGTGGTATGTTGGATGCATGGAAGCAAAATCATAGTAAGTTTCAGTTTATGTAAATTAGTATGTTGCATGGATGGAAGTATAGTCGACTAAAAGTCGATTTTCATGCCGTAACTACCTATCATTTCAAATAAAACCAGCTTTTGGAAGGTTGATTTTTATTTAGGAACGACTTTCTTTCCATAAGTTCGTTTCACTTTAACACAATTCTATTAATACTTTCCCCACCATCGTAAAACTATGTTTTCTTTATTTAAAcattaatatttttgtaaaaagctCTAAATTTTTATGTCTTGATTTTTGATTGTAAATATGCCTATATACGACTGAACACATATAAAGTCGTAATTTTTAGCAAatattatttatacatatttttatgAATATGATAAATTGATAATGCTCGTACAATCTttgtattaattaaatattataaatgttGAAGCAAACTTATACCTTTcacataaatatttttagtagaaaataataattgaataaattttaatgtGGACTTCTGctattaaatatttttaggtATATGTAAAAAAGTTGCAGTTTGTTTCATCATATATCGAACATCAATGTTAAAAATTTAGGCCGAAATTATTCtcaattctttatttatttattttccagacATACAATTTTTAAAGTCCTCTCAATCCAATAGAATGGGATCTCTCATGTATGTAAAAAGTGGGGTAGTAGGCATTCTCTAACCTCGAAAATCCTAAGCTAAATTCTaatattgaatttaaaattttaatgtacCGTAAAATTTCaatgaattttcttcttttttttttaaaaaaaaaatgcaggcCCATATATTTTTTCCAAACATTTGTTTTTATTTCAACTTGACAGATTAAAGGAAACATATctaattaatttttcttaaaataatctTATTAATCTTTTAGTTTTTTAAAGAAACATATCTGATTAATAagattattttaagaaaaattactTCCTCTTGTACAAGTTTTTTTTGctaattttcaaagaaggttCCAAAAATTTTTTAACGCTCAAAGCTTGAGATGAGTTTAAtgtaattttcaaattttcacgACACATATCCATATCTCTTTGCCAAACATTATGAAAggttcataaaaattttgaacttGGAGAGAAATTTGCATtattttgccaaacctcaagaaAGGTCTAGCGTTTTTCGTCTTAAGGGTAGCCTTCAACGTCTCATGTCTTATAAGTTTCTTTCCTTCATCGATCCCTCCCCTCCCTATTGACACGAACAAACATAACaaaatcatatgataaatacGATTCTATTTCCTTTTATTGCATTTCGCCTCGTAATTAATCACCCTTTCACACACAAACAGCATAATGTTttaaccaaaataaaaaataaaaacaaaaacaaaaggttGCAAAAATACCGACCTCTCCTAAATTTTTACCTATTGGCACAATATTAGTTGGATGATCATCCATCTTAACAGAGGCAGGGTTAAAAAGTGACAAAAAGTTGAAGGATGCAAAACAAAAAGGTGGTAAAGAGACCCCATGTTAGTAGCAACCTCCCCTCATAATTGCATCTACCAGGTAAAATAAAACTGGGGTGTGGACAGCCGTGAGGGGTAAAAAGCTGGGATTGAAACCATGACTGCAACAACAAACCTTGATGCACAAACACATTGCACTTGCCTCATGAACTGACCAAAAATAAGGGCATGCACTATATAAACAACAGATTTTACATGTGACACATAGAAAGCAGTGAAGCCTGCCAGTTTTTGTGCATATTGCGGAAGGAAACAGGGGAGAATGAATCATTTAAACCGAGGGTAAGATCCAAAACATCACGTGCGAAGAAATAGTTATGAGAATCCAGGTGATGAAAGCCAGAGTTACAGATATCTCGAACCTGTTGCACTGAAGATGGGGTTCAGATGCACAGAAATCCAAGTCTCTGGCATAGAGGACAATAACCCCTGCTGATGAGCATGCAGCAGCAAGTGATAGCGTAGCCGTCACCTGCAATTTCAAACCATGTTCATTATGCCTATTGTTACCCAAATTCACATTACGGAGCAGCAATGTTCCCAGACCTAACAGCCAGGCTATTATGTATTCAAATGTCCAGATTCTGCATTCGGTGTCTAGGTAATGTATATCCTATAACCTCACCAGTGCCCAACTTAAAAAAAGATCCATCAATACAGAACCAGCATTCCGAAGGAAAGACTGAAGACATCAAATATTAACAGTttaatgcatgcatgcatgcatgagcaCACACACATCTGGTAGCTAAAAGAACACACAGCGTAATTCAGTTACCTAATAACCAAAGAAAGTAATGCACATGTTTACAAAAAAGAGAAGCAAAAAGATATAATTTGCCAATAAATCAGCCTCAAACCAGTACAGACTCCTAGgaataaaaggaaaaacaaactgtAAAACCCATGCATAAAGGCAGGGCAACACAAATACTATTCAAAACTCTAAAATCTGAGCTTGCCCTTTTTACATCTGGGAATATTGGCCCAAATGAAGGAGTTATTAGTGGCTAAAACTTGAGCAATGATACGAATCTTGCACAACAAGGTTTTATTGCCCTAAATTTGCTCGTTCCCCCTCCCtcccccaaaaaagaaaaaaaaaaaaacattgtatCCAACCCAAAAAAATGACTTCATCAACCTGGGGGAAAGGAtctttttgcttttatttttagaatatcGGAAATGGAAAGCCAGACAACCAGACATAATTACCAAGGCCATGAAAAATATACATGCCTGCAGGCACATATCTAAATGCTCATGCTCTAATTTACATAAAAATGCTCATGCACCTTTTACATGAAGTTTCAAGAGTTCAGGAGGCAAGTTAGAAGTGTCAAGAGTTCAGGAGACAAGTCATGTACCCAATCACCAACAACAAACAGGCTCACTAGGACTGGATTTTGAAGGTCTCTCTTTATCCTCAAGGCATAGACATCAAGACACGCAAGCCCCAAGCTCCACAGTAGTTGAAGCCCCATTGATGCAATTAAATAACTGAATCAGATAACACATAGGAGGGTTAAAGAGAGCAAaacagtaaataaataaataaataaatttagacAGAAGTACATATTTCACCCTCAATGTTTTGAGGGTGCTGGTCCCTCGTGATCTAATTTTCCAGTTAGAACATCTAATGTTCTTTTTGTCATTTTAGACCTTAATGCTCTAATATCTGCAATTTGCATGGTAACATTTTCATTCATCATCTTGGgcagtaaataaataaataaataaatttagacAAGTATATATTTCACCCTCAATGTTTTCAGGGTGCTGGTCCCTCCTGTTCTAATTTTCCAGTTAGAACATCTAATGTTCTTTTTGTCATTTTTAGATCTTAATGCTCTAATATCTGCAATTTGCATGGTAACATTTTCATTCATCGTCTTGGGTCCCTCACTTATATTT
This window contains:
- the LOC131159852 gene encoding mannose-1-phosphate guanylyltransferase 1-like; protein product: MKALILVGGFGTRLRPLTLTVPKPLVEFANKPMILHQIEALKAIGVTEVVLAINYQPEVMLNFLKEFEKRLGIKITCSQEIEPLGTAGPLALARDKLIDDSNEPFFVLNSDVISDYPLKEMIEFHKSHGGEASIMVTKVDEPSKYGVVVMEETTGKVNKFVEKPKIFVGNKINAGIYLLNPSVLDRIELKPTSIEKEVFPKIAAECKLYAMVLPGFWMDIGQPKDYIKGLQLYLGSLSKKTPSKLATGSNIIGNVLVDDSAAIGDGCLIGPDVAIGPGCVVESGVRLSHCTVMSGVRIKKHACISSSIIGWHSTIGRWARIENMTILGEDVHVGDEVYSNGGVILPHKEIKSSILKPEIVM
- the LOC131159853 gene encoding CASP-like protein 5B2; translation: MKEVIGRPGTVSGLLLRIGQCLFAAASISVMVSAHEFSIYTAFCYLIASMGLQLLWSLGLACLDVYALRIKRDLQNPVLVSLFVVGDWVTATLSLAAACSSAGVIVLYARDLDFCASEPHLQCNRFEISVTLAFITWILITISSHVMFWILPSV